One Helianthus annuus cultivar XRQ/B chromosome 7, HanXRQr2.0-SUNRISE, whole genome shotgun sequence genomic region harbors:
- the LOC110866439 gene encoding uncharacterized protein LOC110866439, giving the protein MGDPSSFTLPCLIGNMSVSHALADLGASINLMPYKVFTKLDLGELSPTRMSIRLADRSIKYPRGFVENMLVKIDKFVFPVDFVILDMNEDSRVLLILGRPFLNTARTIVDVAAGQITLRVNDEHVTFDIKR; this is encoded by the coding sequence ATGGGAGATCCTAGCAGTTTCACGCTTCCTTGTTTGATTGGAAatatgtctgttagccatgcattggctgacttgggagcgagtatcaaCCTTATGCCCTATAAGGTTTTTACAAAGTTGGATCTAGGTGAGTTGTCGCCTACACGTATGAGCATTCGACTAGCCGATCGTTCTATCAAGTATCCGCGTGGATTTGTAGAGAATATGCTTGTTAAGATTGATAAGTTTGTGTTTCCCGTGGATTTTGTTATCCTGGATATGAATGAGGACTCTAGGGTGCTTTTGATTCTCGGACGTCCATTCTTGAATACAGCTCGGACCATTGTAGATGTAGCCGCAGGGCAGATTACACTCCGAGTGAATGACGAGCATGTGACCTTTGATATAAAGCGGTAA